ATCTTGCCGGCCTCGATCGAGACCAGCTCCCCGAGCAGCTCCTTGTGCTCACGCAGCAGCTCGCCGAGCTCGCGCACGAGGTGGCCGCGGACCGGGGCGGGCACCGAGCGCCACTCCTCGAAGGCTGCGTGGGCCCGGCCGATCGTCGCGGTGACCTCGTCGGGGCTGTGTGCGCGCAACCGGCCCAGCTCGGAGCCGTCGACGGGGGAGACGGCGACCAGGTCGCCGTCCGGCGCGAACGCGTCGGCCGCGCCGAGCTCGGCGAGGATCTGGCGGGCGCGGGTGGGCAGGTCGGCGAGCGGCTCGGTCGGGGTGGTCATCAGGCGATCTTTCCGTAGTCGGCGAAACGGCGACCGGCGTGGGTCGCGCAGAGGTCCTCGAGGGCGATGTCCTCCTGGCGGACGAAGCCCTCCTGGGGCAGGCGGCCGTCGGCGACCAGCTCGATCACGGCGACCGCCGACGAGGCGGTGGTCCACGAGATGGCGCGCCAGCTGCGATCGGTGCCCTCCCCGTCGGGGATCGTGATCGGGAGGTAGCCGCGGACGTGGTTCTCGCGGAACGGCTGGCCGTCCTTGACGCCCTCGACGGCGGCGTGGAGGTAGACGATGTCGTCGTTGACCGGCGGCTTGGCCTTCACCAGGATCCGCCCCACCTCCTCGCGGCACTCGCGCAGGCCCAGCTCGTCGAAGAGGAAGCGCATCTGGTCGAAGTGGCCGGGATAGCGCAGCGTCTTGTAGTCGAGCCGCTGCACGCGGCCCTCGTAGGTCTGGCACATCGTCCCGAGGCCGCCGGACGTCAGCGCGGCCTCCAGCTCGATGCCGCCGATGACGACGCGCTCCTTCTCCTCCATGGCGGGCACCATCTGGCGCCGGCCGGAGCGGAGCACCTCGCAGTCGTTGAGGTACTCGTTGACCACGCCCTCCGCCGACCAGTTGAACGCGTAGCCGAGCAGCCCGGTGGGGTTCTGGGGCAGCGCGCCGACCTTGAGCTCGATGGAGCGGATCTCCTCGAAGCCCTTCGCGAGGGAGGCGCCGACGATGCCGATCAGCCCGGGCGCCAGGCCGCACTGCGGGACGAACGCGACGCCCGGGTGGCGGGCGGCCAGCTCGATGACCCGCTGGGTGGTCGGCACGTCCTCGGTGAGGTCGAAGTAGTGGCAGCCGACGGCGGCGGCCGCCTCGGCGACGGTGATGTTGCGGTCCCAGGGCAGGCAGGAGATGACCGCGTCGACGCCGCGCAGGGCCTCCCGCAGCGCGCCGGCGTCGGTGACGTCGAGCTCGCCGGTCTCGAAGCGCAGGCCGGGGTGGGCCACGACGTCGTACCCGAGGACCTTGAAGCCGGCGTCGGTGAGCAGCCCCGCGACGAGCTCGCCCACCTTGCCGAGGCCGATCACGCCGACCTGGTTGATGAGGCGGTTGTCGGGGCTCATCGCAAGGCCTCCTCGAGCCGGTCGAGGCCCCAGCCGAGGTCGTCGGCGGAGATGACCAGCGGGGGCGCGAGCCGGATCGTCGAGCCGTGCGTGTCCTTGGCGAGGACGCCGCGCGCCATCAGCCGCTCGCAGACGTCACGACCGCTGCCGAGGGCGGGGTCGATGTCGACGCCGGCCCACAGGCCGCGCGAGCGGAACGAGACGACCCCGTGGCCGACCATCGCGGCCAGCCGGTCGTGGAGTACGACGCCCAGCGCGGCCGCGTGCGCCTGGAACTCCCCCGTCCGCAGCATCTCCACCACCTTCAGGCCGACGGCGCAGGCGAGCGGGTTGCCGCCGAACGTGGAGCCGTGCTGGCCCGGGTGCAGCACGCCGAGCACGTCGCGGTCGCCCACCACCGCCGACACGGGGACGACGCCGCCGCCGAGCGCCTTGCCCAGCACGTAGAGGTCGGGGACGACGCCCGCGTGGTCGCACGCGAAGGTGCGTCCGGTGCGGCCGAGCCCGGCCTGGATCTCGTCGGCGACGAAGAGCACCTGCTCGCGCGTGCACAGCGCGCGCACGCCGGGGAGGTAGTCGTCGGGCGGGATCACGACACCGCTCTCGCCCTGGATGGGCTCGATCAGGACCGCCACGGTGCTCGGCGTGATGGCCGCCTCGAGGGCCGCCAGGTCGCCGTACGGGACGATGTCGAAGCCGGGCGTGAACGGTCCGAAGCCGCCACGGGCGTCGGGGTCGTCGGAGAAGCCGACGATGGTCGTCGTGCGGCCGTGGAAGTTGCCGGCCGCCACGATGATGCGCGCGGTCCCGTCGGGGACGCCCTTGACGTCGTACCCCCACTTGCGGGAGACCTTGATCGCCGTCTCGACCGCCTCGGCGCCGGTGTTCATCGGCAGCACCATGTCCTTGCCGGCCAGGTCGCCGAGCGCGGCGCAGAAGTCGGCGAAGCGGTCGTGCACGAAGGCACGGCTGGTCAGCGTGAGCCGGTCGAGCTGGGCGTGCGCCGCGGCCAGCAGGCGCGGGTGGCCGTGGCCGAAGTTGAGCGCGGAGTAGCCGGCGAGGAAGTCGAGGAAGCGGCGGCCGTCGACGTCGGTCAGCCAGGCGCCCTCCGCCTCGCTGAGCACGACCGGCAGCGGGTGGTAGTTGTGCGCCGTGCGGGCCTCCGCGCGGGCGACCTCCTCCGCGGTACGACGCGGGGCGACTCCGGTTCGTTCGGTGGTGAGGCTCATGCGGCTCTCCGATCCCAGCTCGCGGGCAGGAAATCTTGCTGCCGAATCGCGTACGAACGGGCAAAACCTCCGTTGTCTGACAATCTCCGTCCACTGTAACCCAGGCCACAGCGCGACACGCGCGCCCGGCCCAACCGATCCGCAGGTGGCTCCGTCAAGCAGGTGACGGTGGTGCACGATGGCGGCGAGAGGCGGTTCGATGGTGCGGTCCGGGGCTCGGCGCGACGACGCGTTCGCGGCGTACGTCGCCGAACGGCGCCCGCAGCTGTTCCGCGCGGCCTGGCTGCTGTGTGGCGACCCGCACCGGGCCGAGGACGTCGTCCAGTCCGCCCTGGCGCGGCTGTACGTCGTCTGGCCGCGGGTCGAGCGGGCGCGGTCGGTGGACGCCTACGTGCGCCGGGCGCTCGTCAACAGCCACATCGACGAGTCCCGGCGGCCCTGGCGCCGGGAGGCGTCCGCCGGCGACGACCTGCCGGAGCGCAGCGTCGGCGCGCCCGCCGTCGAGGAGCACGACGCCCTGTGGTCCGCGTTGCGGGCGCTCCCGCCCGGCCAGCGACGGGTCGTCGTGCTGCGGCACTGGTGGGGGCTCAGCGTCGAGGAGACCGCCGCCGACCTCGGGATCAGTGCCGGGACCGTGAAGAGCCAGACGTCCGCCGCGCTCGCCGCGCTGCGCTCCGCGCTGGCCGACCAATCCGACTCGCTCGAGGAGAACCGAACATGATCCCTGTCGACGAACAGCTCAGCGCCGGGCTGCACCGGCTCACCGACACCCTGGCTCCCTCCGCCGACCCCGCCGGCGACCTGCGTCGGGGACGACGGCGCCGTCGCCGCACCCGGCTCGCCGTCGGCTGCGGCTCCGCGGTCGTGGCCGCCTCGGCCCTCGCCGTGGCCGTGCTCCCGCCGGGGGAGGAGCAGGCGCCGGTCGCCGAGGACCCGGTCACCACGCCGAGCGCCACGCCGGTGACGACCCCCGCGTCGACCGCGAGCGCTGCTCCGGCGACGAATCGGTGCATCGACCTGGACGACCGGGGGCCCGGACCCAACGGGACGATCGTCGCCGCTGCGCCCGACCTCCTCGACCTCTACCGGACCATCCTGGTCGAGCGGCTGGACCCGGCCGAGCGCCACCTCGGCCCCGGTCGCACGAACAACCAGGTGGGGGCCTCGGGCAACGACGGCTGCCGGGCAGGACAGGTCCGCCTGACGTCGTACGGCACGAAGCTGGACTGGCGCGTCCCGGGGGAGAGCGGCCTCGGCATGATCCAGGTCGAGGTGACCTCGGGCCCGTGGCAGGACGCGCAGATGCGCTACGCCTACGACTTCTGGGCGCCACGCAAGGTCAACCTGCCCGGTGTGCGGTCGGCCGGCGTCGCGTCGTACGACGGCGGTGTGGCCGTGGTCGTCCACCGCACCGACGGGCTGTCGGTCGCCATCGACGCCAACACGCTGTTCGGCAACAACTCGCTGACGCCGGTGAGCGGCATGGACGTCGCCGTCCGCGACCTCCTCGCGGCCGCCGCGGACCCGCGCTTCACCCTCGAGTGAGGCGGGCGACCCCGGCGGGCGCAATCCGATTGCGGCCCGCTGGGGTCGGCACGGGACAATGGGTGGGTTGTGAAGATCTCCTACCCGCCCGACCTGCCGGTCAGTGCCCGTCGCGACGACATCGCCGCGGCGATCCGCGACCACCAGGTCGTCATCGTCGCGGGCGAGACCGGGTCCGGGAAGACCACGCAGCTGCCGAAGATCTGCCTGGAGCTGGGCCGTGGTGCGCCGGCCCCCGACGATCCCGCCGCGCGGCCGCGGATGATCGGGCACACCCAGCCCCGGCGGATCGCGGCGCGCTCGGTCGCGGAGCGGATCGCCTCCGAGCTCGGGACCGAGCTGGGCGACCTGGTCGGCTACCAGGTCCGGTTCACCGACAAGACGTCGAAGCAGAGCCGCATCAAGCTGATGACCGACGGCATCCTGCTGGCCGAGCTGCAGCGCGACCGGCTGCTGCGCCGCTACGACACGATCATCATCGACGAGGCGCACGAGCGCAGCCTCAACATCGACTTCCTGCTCGGCTACCTGCGCCAGCTGCTGCCGAAGCGTCCCGACCTCAAGCTCATCATCACCTCGGCGACCATCGATCCCGAGCGCTTCGCGGAGCACTTCGCCGACGTACGCACGGGCGAGCCGGCGCCGATCATCGAGGTGTCCGGCCGGACCTATCCGGTCGAGGTCCGCTACCGACCCTTGATGGACGTGCCCGAGGACGACGAGGACGGCGAGCCGATCGTCCGGGACCAGACCGAGGCCGTCGTCGACGCGGTCAAGGAGCTCTCGGCCGAGGGACCCGGCGACATCCTCGTCTTCCTCCCCGGCGAGCGGGAGATCCGCGACACCGCCGAGGCGCTGGCCCCCCTCGGCGAAAGCCCCTCAACCGGGCACAGTCGGGGAATCGACGTGCTCCCGCTCTACAGCCGGCTCTCGGCCGCCGAGCAGCATCGCGTCTTCGCCCCGGCCAAGGGGTCGCGGCGGCGCGTCGTGCTCGCCACCAACGTCGCGGAGACCTCGCTGACGGTGCCCGGGATCCGCTACGTCATCGACACCGGCGTGGCCCGCATCTCCCGCTACTCCGCGCGCACCAAGGTCCAGCGGCTCCCGATCGAGCCGATCAGCCAGGCCTCGGCCAACCAGCGCTCCGGCCGCTGCGGCCGCGTCGCCGCCGGCATCGCGATCCGCCTGTACTCCGAGGAGGACTTCGAGGCGCGCCCCGAGTTCACCGACCCGGAGATCCTGCGCACCAACCTCGCCTCGGTCATCCTGCAGATGACCTCGC
Above is a genomic segment from Nocardioides aromaticivorans containing:
- the rocD gene encoding ornithine--oxo-acid transaminase, which encodes MSLTTERTGVAPRRTAEEVARAEARTAHNYHPLPVVLSEAEGAWLTDVDGRRFLDFLAGYSALNFGHGHPRLLAAAHAQLDRLTLTSRAFVHDRFADFCAALGDLAGKDMVLPMNTGAEAVETAIKVSRKWGYDVKGVPDGTARIIVAAGNFHGRTTTIVGFSDDPDARGGFGPFTPGFDIVPYGDLAALEAAITPSTVAVLIEPIQGESGVVIPPDDYLPGVRALCTREQVLFVADEIQAGLGRTGRTFACDHAGVVPDLYVLGKALGGGVVPVSAVVGDRDVLGVLHPGQHGSTFGGNPLACAVGLKVVEMLRTGEFQAHAAALGVVLHDRLAAMVGHGVVSFRSRGLWAGVDIDPALGSGRDVCERLMARGVLAKDTHGSTIRLAPPLVISADDLGWGLDRLEEALR
- a CDS encoding saccharopine dehydrogenase family protein, with the translated sequence MSPDNRLINQVGVIGLGKVGELVAGLLTDAGFKVLGYDVVAHPGLRFETGELDVTDAGALREALRGVDAVISCLPWDRNITVAEAAAAVGCHYFDLTEDVPTTQRVIELAARHPGVAFVPQCGLAPGLIGIVGASLAKGFEEIRSIELKVGALPQNPTGLLGYAFNWSAEGVVNEYLNDCEVLRSGRRQMVPAMEEKERVVIGGIELEAALTSGGLGTMCQTYEGRVQRLDYKTLRYPGHFDQMRFLFDELGLRECREEVGRILVKAKPPVNDDIVYLHAAVEGVKDGQPFRENHVRGYLPITIPDGEGTDRSWRAISWTTASSAVAVIELVADGRLPQEGFVRQEDIALEDLCATHAGRRFADYGKIA
- a CDS encoding SigE family RNA polymerase sigma factor encodes the protein MVRSGARRDDAFAAYVAERRPQLFRAAWLLCGDPHRAEDVVQSALARLYVVWPRVERARSVDAYVRRALVNSHIDESRRPWRREASAGDDLPERSVGAPAVEEHDALWSALRALPPGQRRVVVLRHWWGLSVEETAADLGISAGTVKSQTSAALAALRSALADQSDSLEENRT